The Oryza glaberrima chromosome 5, OglaRS2, whole genome shotgun sequence DNA segment CTGCCGTTTCCCCTCCGTCGCGCGAGGCTGTACCACTACTTGTGTTTGTTTACTCATCGCGGTGGTCTCGCGCGGTTGTTCGCCACCAACCTCAAACCAACCAAGCAACCAACCCACCACCACACTCCGGTCCacgccctccaccaccacccgccgccgccgccgcccaaaacccttctccctcccggcggccatggcgttcCCGTCGCCGAACTCCCTCTCCGCGGCGTCCCACCctacgtcctcctcctcctccttcttccacctccaccTGCAGCTGCAGCAACCCGTCCCCCACCTCCCCTTCCCGCGCTCCCTCCCGCTCAACCTCCccgtcctccgcctcgcccgccccctcctccctcccgcccCGCTAGCCTCCTCCGGAAGCGGCGGcatcggcatcggcggcggaggcgatgacgacgagggtCGCGACAACGCgggcggaggagacggcggcgacgacgacgcgtcgGTCAACAGGAGGGAGGCGCTGTTCGTGCTGGCGCAGCTGGGGCGGAAGCTCGAGAGCCTCCcggccgacctcgccgcggcCATCGAGGGCGGCCGCGTCCCCGGGGAGATCGTGCAGCGGTTCGCCGACCTCGAGAAGTCGGGACTCTTCCGCTGGCTGCTCCAGTTCGGCGGCTTCAAGgagcgcctcctcgccgacgacctcTTCCTCGCCAAGGTCGCCATGGAGTGCGGCGTCGGAATCTTCACCAAGGTCCGTGAGGAATTATTCCAACATTaccattttttagtttttttagtttttggttGTGTTATTATGTGGCTCGTACTTCGGATCATACAGATGtggtggtttggtttggtttggttcgCTGTGGATTTGACTACCTTTACTGTCAAATCTTCTGTGGTCTAGCTAGCTGTCTTAGAGATGAGATTCCGACTGATTCCCTGGCTTAGATTGTTTTAGTAGTCGGGGTTTGGTTTGATGGCGATGCGTGTCTAACTCTTGCATTGCTCCGTCGCTTCCGAGATGGTAAGGTTGTTTGCTCACAACTGGCTGTGTTTGGCTGGAAGCTTCTGCGATGAATGGACCTGGAATATTTATGCTTGGTTTAGATGCCTGATCAGAAGGATTTATTCAACAAACAAAGCAGATGCTGGATTACCATATAAAAAAATGGTGAATATAACCTTTCAGAAaagatattttaaaaaaggttTATTAGATTAGAGTGGAATAAAAGAGCATTTCTGTTGCTGGAAATAAAAGTATTTATGCAAATGACTAGAGTGGCATTCTTCTGCTTTACATGGACCACTGGCCAATATGGAATGGTCACCTTCTGTTGGCTATATGTGGTCCTATCCTTCAGACAATCCACTAGCAAGCGCATGGAGAACTTGAGTTACTTCGAGATATGAAGAAACTTGCCCATCTGCTGGCAGAAGAGAAAGTACATGCCATGCAGGGGTATATCACTTGAATTGAATACATTGTTTTTAGAGACAGTGTGATATTTTCACTTGGACTTTACAGTACCGCACCTTTCTACCCCCCTACTTTCTTTGTCTGAAATTGTTTCTCTTGGAGTTCTTCCTTTTACCATGAATACATTTTATGGCTCTGTGATTCAGTTCACAATGCTTGTACAGATTTCTTACTGCTGATTTGGTATATCCTCTCTAATTCTTGTAGACTGCAGCAGAGTATGAGCGAAGGAGGGAAAACTTTGTCAAAGAGCTTGACTTTGTGATTGCAGATGTGGTATGCTTCTATTATCATTTTGGATATTGCCATTCTTTTTCTTCTGCAATTCTAGAAGCTAGTTTATTCTGTCGAGTTGCTTGCCGCTGTGCCTTCAGAACTAGAGGGTTCACTGTCCAAGGGTGCAGCAAGATGGTTTCAGATTGTGGAAAAAATCGTAAACATGTAATTTTTTGGGGAGATAATTAAGCACCCTCTTGCCTCCCTGTTTCATCTGCACTTACAAGGTCAAATTAACATTTCAAATGCAACCAATATATGATTCATTGTTGCTTAATTTATAAAAGCATGGACAACAGTTgtctgaaagaaagaaaatatcttTTCTTTTATGGCGTCATGTCTAGTGGTAACTCTTGGTGCAAATATGTTTATACTTGGAAGGAAACCCGTAAAAGTTGCCTGCAAAGTATTCAacaagatcaatcatataaaattttaaactggTATTAGTGAACTTGGATATTTGCAAGAAAGGAAAGGTAAAAGTAGCTGCAAAGTCTTTGGCTAGGTCCAATggtcaatcatgtaaaatttcaATCTCAACTGTACATTATATGCATGCTGAGAAACagggaaaatgtttttttttcccctctttggATAATGGCCTATtttcatttcatatttttttccttttgtttatcTTAAAGCATAATTAAGTATGAACATGACATTTTGCAGATGATTCTAAGTGATACCTCcacctttttttcctttgaattttGCAAGTAGATTGCCCAAACTAATTGAGTTAGAATGTTAGTACTGAGTCAAGGTCTAGCACTGGATATGTATCTTACAATCAAATGTTACAACTTAGCTAACTGTTGTGGCTGGATAAGTTTCTGTTTAGTTAAACATATTGTGCTGTTCTCAACCTTCACACTACATGATCATTTATGTTGCATACAGAGAAGGTGTTATAAGTTTCTTAAATGTAGGAAAACGTTCATGCCTACTTTGTACCAGTTGTGCCACGAACTACTAcaacaatgttagaaagtcttgtCACATTTAATTTCCGAAATAGTACTAATCAACAACAAATAATTCCATTTCTTACTACCACCAATTGATTTTTTCCACTTCAATTGTAGATGTTCTCCAAAATATGCGCATGGTAAATTATATAAATGGTGACTCTTAGTttcttactacttttttcttatTCACCCCTTGTGATTATATAAACTATGCCAATGTTATCCAAGTCATTTCAAGCTGAATTGTTATTACTTGCAATTAGTCACTAGAGTCCTAATCTGTAGTTTTAATACTTTCCAGGTCATGGCAATAGTTGCAGACTTTATGTTGGTTTGGCTTCCTGCTCCAACAGTGTCTCTGCAGCCACCACTAGCAGTAAATGCAGGATCTATTGCTAAATTCTTCCACAATTGCCCAGATAATGCCTTCCAGGTGACATAACAATAACCTCACATTGATCTGGGCATGTTTTAAGCTTatttcctccttttcctttcGGCATAGATGTAAATTTTCCTTTTCAGAAGGAAAAATGTTTACCCTTTATTTAAAACTTGAAAATGAACTTAGTAACTTCTCCTGCAGGTTGCTTTGGCTGGTACATCATACTCCCTTTTGCAGCGCGTAGGAGCTATTATGGTATCTTTCTGGGCCATATTGTGGCCCTCACAGTTGAAATTGCATTATTTTAGCAGGTTGTTCCTATTATCTAACAATTTTGCTTCTTTCAGAGGAATGGTGCAAAACTTTTTGCAGTGGGAACTAGTGCATCCCTGGTAAGTTTGTCATAGTTGTGATTTCAGACAAAAAAACGACAGTCTATTTTCCTTATTATTAATTGGCATTAGTAGAACAAATTGCTTAGATTCTCGACTTGTTTGTGATGTGTGAGAAGTAATGTTTCATTGATAAAATAATACAATAAAGTAATATATAGGAGACTGTAGGATCTGCTTGGTCCTTTTCATGCATATTCAAAGTGCCGCCTAGTTGTTTATTCGAAAACCTTAAGGCCTGGAATGTACGACTCAATTAGTTTGTTGATGCTGTTAAGTTGGCTGTACAAATGTAATGACTCCAGGGCATTGGAATATCACTGTTCTTTTTGTTAATgttaaaagaaaggaaagagcaATTATGCCTTCCAGaatgccatatatatatttttaaaggtAGATGGCACTTCAGACATTAAAATGTATGATTTATTGATGATACATTGTACTACTTTGTCTTAACACAACTTTTGGGTCATTTGTCACTTTTATTCATCTGCTTTCCAAGACTACTAGGAAAGCTTACACTGTGTATCCAATTTAATTTTCAGATTGGAACTGGTGTGACCAATGCACTGATAAAAGCACGAAAGGCTGTTAGTAAGGATTTTGAAGGGGAAAGCGAGGATATTCCAATTGTATCAACTAGTGTTGCCTATGGTGTATACATGGCCGTTTCCAGTAACCTCAGGTAAcacatatatttgtttatacATTAATTCCCACGAATATAAATATCTGTTCATTTTACCTGATGAAAAGGGTAGCTCAAATGTTAGCTGCTCACTTCTTGACTGTTGGACAtgtctatcattttttttgttggatacTATTCTAAAATCTTTATGAAATCACATGATCTCTCCTATTTGTAAATCTAAATTAGAACTACTAGTTGTGCTCTATTGTATTTGTATATCACCGAAGAATCCCGGTCGTAGCTTCCTTGTCATTGTGAAGTACCAAATTCTAACATGAGAAACATGCCGACTCTTATAACATTTTCCACAACAATCATCTACATTGCCTAACATACATTTTCtgagagtaaatttcacaaaactagaGGTATTTTAACCAAACTATTAGAAAACTATAGATCTAAGGTGTTGTATCACAGAGCTATAGTATAGCACCAAAGCTAtcacaaattacagatttaagccaagtatcataaaactatagatttagtacTACAGCTagcacaaaactatagattataGAGTTTAAATCGCTAGTAGTATTATTCTATTGGAGCCATAGAcgttatagttttgtgatttaATTGGTgctaaacttgtagttttgcgataattttgttgctaattCTGTAGTTGTGTGATAACTTTAGTGCTAAAtctttagttttgtgaaaacaatgccttaaatatgtagttttgtgatagtttgattAAAGTAcctatagtttttataatttactCTAAATCTTTTTTGTACTCACCATGCTTTTCTTTAACTCCTTTTTCAACAGGTATCAAATCCTGGCTGGAGTGATTGAACAGAGGATGCTCGAGCCATTACTACACCACCACAAACTAGTGTTGAGTGCACTGTGCTTTGCTGTTCGAACAGGGAACACATTCTTGGGTTCTCTACTGTAAGTAATCTGCATCCCTCTGGAGTCAAGTGGTTAAACTCTGTTCCTTTCTGATCAGGTCACTTACTGGGTAAACTTTTTTACCTTTTCAGGTGGGTTGACTATGCCAAGTGGATAGGCATACAATAGGTTCGAACTTTGAATATAGATCTGAAATTGCGAGTCATTAGCAAATACCATGCAGACTCTGAACACTTACGACTCCCGTTTGGCGCAAGAAAATCTAGGACAGATTTCGGTTTTTATGGAACTGAAGCCCGAAGGAAAAGGGTAATTTGTCGAATTCCCATGAACAAGTGATTGGATTGTTAGTGGTGGTTTGTGCGTTCTGTTTTGTTGAATTGGATTCCTTTGAAGCAATAATTTTGCTGTCATTTATTTGGTGCGCACGTTCTTGTGCTTGGGACCATTGCATTCTTTGTTTCGTAACGCACAAGAAGAGGCCTCTCGTGTTAAAAAGACCTTCAGTATGATCCTGCAGGCATGAGGTCAATTTTATAAGCAGCTGgcaaaatttgaattaattATAGAACtgttgattttgagtttttttttcaccatagTTTATTTCGAGCATTGGTTTTAAATCATCAAGCACACGTgtataaaagtttatatatgaaattattttttgctTGCTAATAAGCCAATTACATCAGCTAGCCAGCTAGGCCAAACGATGGGAGGTGCATACAAAATTGGGCCGTTTGCCGGTCAGGCCTGAGCCTGCATCGTCTGGCTCGACGCAAACTCTGCCATCTTGGAACGCAAGCCATGCATTGCATCCCGTTAGCATCTAAAACCCGAGCAGATCATCTCGATCGGCACaccattatatatatgttcatcgTATCAGATCGAAATTCGGAAGAGATCTAGagagataatataatatatccgctggtgatcgatcgatttcAATTCATCACTAGAAATCTAGAAGTAGTAGAATCGTATATCGCGATATATAATGTCGCGCCGGCTGCTGGGGTGGCTGATCCCGCTGTCCGTCGGGTGGTACGGCGGGTGGAAGACGGCGCGGCACCTGTCGGAGGTGGAGAagctggcggaggcggcggcgccgaagccGATGGCGAGGCTGCTCAGGGAGTACGTCTTcaacggcggcgccgaggcgcgGCGGGCGAAGCAGCTGGACAACGACGTGGGGGAGGTCTCGCGGCTCGTGGCAGAGGTGCGGGAGCTCGCCGTGGACATCAAGAGACAACGCCCGCCggccgcgcagccgccgccaccgccgccgccgcagggctcgccgtcgcggccgtCGTCTTGAATCGATCTCTTTAATTTGCGAATAAAGTTTG contains these protein-coding regions:
- the LOC127775139 gene encoding protein RETICULATA-RELATED 4, chloroplastic-like: MAFPSPNSLSAASHPTSSSSSFFHLHLQLQQPVPHLPFPRSLPLNLPVLRLARPLLPPAPLASSGSGGIGIGGGGDDDEGRDNAGGGDGGDDDASVNRREALFVLAQLGRKLESLPADLAAAIEGGRVPGEIVQRFADLEKSGLFRWLLQFGGFKERLLADDLFLAKVAMECGVGIFTKTAAEYERRRENFVKELDFVIADVVMAIVADFMLVWLPAPTVSLQPPLAVNAGSIAKFFHNCPDNAFQVALAGTSYSLLQRVGAIMRNGAKLFAVGTSASLIGTGVTNALIKARKAVSKDFEGESEDIPIVSTSVAYGVYMAVSSNLRYQILAGVIEQRMLEPLLHHHKLVLSALCFAVRTGNTFLGSLLWVDYAKWIGIQ